One region of Wyeomyia smithii strain HCP4-BCI-WySm-NY-G18 chromosome 3, ASM2978416v1, whole genome shotgun sequence genomic DNA includes:
- the LOC129729538 gene encoding elongation of very long chain fatty acids protein F-like, which produces MALVLRRIFDGYRCFMTEYRDTRSIELPLAGSPWPVISIISVYLFVVLKGGPEFMQNRKPFDLKYFIRAYNAVQVIANGILFVIIVYLLSIRKNFSYLCQAVNYTQTREGYEEMFMAYCYFLLKVLDLADTVFFVLRKKQSHISFLHVYHHAVMVMITYLAFIFVPGGQTVMLGIWNTLVHAVMYFYYYVASYGNQYSSWWKKYITLLQLVQFVHLGLHFGIPALLGMNCGFPRFWLWIGFLQAAFILTMFVDFYVKSYVKKRKLSQKAEINYVCNARNKCLVVG; this is translated from the exons ATGGCGCTTGTTCTACGTCGAATATTCGATGGGTATCGATGCTTCATGACCGAGTACCGGG ATACCAGAAGCATTGAGCTCCCTCTAGCTGGTTCACCATGGCCCGTAATATCTATTATATCTGTCTACTTGTTTGTGGTTCTCAAAGGAGGGCCAGAGTTCATGCAGAACCGAAAACCGTTCGATCTCAAATATTTTATACGGGCTTACAACGCCGTACAGGTCATAGCTAACGGAATATTGTTTGTGATTATT gtaTACCTCCTTTCGATTAGGAAAAACTTTTCATACCTTTGCCAGGCAGTCAATTATACCCAGACGCGCGAAGGCTATGAGGAAATGTTTATGGCCTATTGCTATTTTCTTCTTAAAGTATTAGATCTTGCGGACACAGTATTTTTCGTTCTTCGTAAAAAGCAATCGCACATATCGTTCCTGCACGTGTATCACCATGCCGTTATGGTGATGATAACCTATCTGGCCTTCATTTTCGTACCCG GAGGGCAAACTGTCATGTTGGGTATCTGGAATACGCTAGTCCATGCGGTAATGTACTTTTACTACTACGTGGCATCATACGGAAACCAATATTCTAGCTGGTGGAAAAAGTATATAACCCTCCTGCAGTTGGTACAATTCGTTCACTTGGGACTACACTTCGGAATTCCGGCTCTACTCGGCATGAATTGCGGATTCCCGCGCTTCTGGCTGTGGATCGGCTTTCTGCAGGCCGCGTTCATACTTACCATGTTCGTAGATTTCTACGTCAAATCGTATGTAAAAAAACGAAAGCTAAGCCAGAAGGCCGAGATCAATTATGTATGCAACGCGCGCAATAAGTGCTTAGTGGTAGGATGA
- the LOC129727333 gene encoding elongation of very long chain fatty acids protein AAEL008004-like, which yields MALVLRHLYQYYQDYYDNAQDPRTKDLFLLNPSWMPIAIIAGYLYFVQSLGPKLMMDRKPFDLRRMLLVYNLIQIVANIFVAFAGTKLMIEKRVSLLCEPIDRSTNEIALREVRLVHCYYVLKVVDLIDTIFFVLRKKQNHVSFLHVYHHTAMVLIPFFYARLYPGGHGSMLGLINTYVHAAMYFYFFLSVYRPELTKNVRWKKYITMLQMTQFVMLVFIYGLPAMFNYDCGIPRFWFWGAMLQSLFMLAMFASFYRTAYGQKKDD from the exons ATGGCTCTGGTGTTACGGCATCTCTATCAATATTATCAAGATTATTACGATAATGCACAAG ATCCTCGGACAAAAGATTTGTTTCTATTGAATCCATCATGGATGCCAATCGCAATCATAGCCGGTTATTTGTATTTCGTTCAAAGTTTGGGACCGAAACTAATGATGGATCGGAAGCCATTCGATCTTCGCCGCATGTTACTGGTCTATAACTTGATACAAATTGTGGCTAATATCTTCGTGGCTTTTGCT GGTACTAAGTTGATGATCGAAAAACGAGTGTCATTGCTTTGCGAGCCCATTGATCGCTCAACTAATGAAATCGCCCTAAGAGAAGTTCGATTAGTGCATTGCTACTACGTGCTTAAAGTAGTAGATTTAATTGATACG ATATTCTTCGTACTTCGAAAGAAGCAAAACCATGTGTCATTTTTGCACGTCTATCACCACACAGCAATGGTGCTGATTCCATTCTTCTACGCAAGGCTTTATCCAGGCGGTCACGGCTCTATGCTGGGGCTGATTAACACATATGTCCACGCAGCAATGTATTTCTACTTTTTCTTATCCGTCTATCGACCAGAGTTGACCAAGAACGTTCGTTGGAAGAAATACATCACGATGCTTCAGATGACGCAATTCGTAATGTTGGTCTTCATATATGGATTACCGGCAATGTTCAACTACGATTGCGGAATACCTAGATTTTGGTTCTGGGGGGCTATGCTGCAGAGTCTGTTTATGTTGGCGATGTTTGCTAGTTTCTATCGAACCGCGTATGGTCAGAAGAAAGATGATTAG